In the genome of Bacillus sp. S3, one region contains:
- a CDS encoding DUF2187 family protein has product MAAVKIGDMISFKREGKNLEGVVSGIRENSVIVNYGYSKDKDEPLTTIVNHKNYKIAKSNS; this is encoded by the coding sequence ATGGCTGCTGTAAAAATAGGCGATATGATTTCCTTTAAACGTGAGGGGAAAAACCTTGAAGGGGTCGTTTCTGGCATAAGGGAGAATTCTGTTATAGTCAATTACGGGTATTCAAAAGACAAAGACGAACCACTCACAACCATTGTGAATCATAAAAATTACAAAATAGCAAAATCAAATAGTTGA